In Paenibacillus sonchi, a single genomic region encodes these proteins:
- a CDS encoding accessory gene regulator ArgB-like protein: protein MNFLANRIAVAIKNANSEDTYSIEIMQYSLNIILNTCFIILATALIGIVTGHFSESLIFLFSFSLLRLSSGGFHLKTATACNIVTIFLSTASPFLSIFSEQYFWFLSGISFLIIVVFAPNPDKNARIPLKIYPALKLISIILAGSNFLIHSSVVGLAFFVQSLTVIKQKKEVIT from the coding sequence ATGAACTTTTTAGCAAATAGAATTGCTGTTGCGATCAAAAATGCTAATTCGGAGGATACCTACTCTATCGAGATCATGCAATATTCATTAAACATTATCTTAAATACTTGTTTTATCATACTAGCAACCGCACTTATAGGCATAGTAACCGGACATTTTTCAGAATCTCTCATTTTTCTTTTCAGTTTCTCGTTACTTCGTTTATCCTCTGGCGGCTTTCATTTAAAAACAGCTACAGCCTGCAATATCGTTACGATTTTTTTAAGCACAGCTTCTCCATTCCTAAGCATTTTTTCTGAACAATACTTTTGGTTTTTGAGCGGGATCAGCTTTTTGATTATAGTCGTGTTTGCACCGAACCCTGACAAAAATGCCAGAATCCCACTTAAAATATACCCTGCATTAAAATTAATATCCATCATTCTAGCAGGTTCGAATTTTTTAATTCATTCTTCTGTAGTTGGGTTGGCTTTTTTTGTCCAATCCTTAACAGTAATAAAACAAAAAAAGGAGGTAATAACATGA
- the sda gene encoding sporulation histidine kinase inhibitor Sda, whose translation MDYYFHPSPRPSSLELLSDEQLLNIYDLAVEAKASADFIEIIQSVLTERNISSPTHSED comes from the coding sequence ATGGATTATTACTTTCATCCTTCTCCGCGCCCCTCATCCTTAGAACTATTGTCTGACGAACAATTGTTGAACATCTACGATCTGGCGGTGGAGGCTAAAGCTTCAGCCGATTTCATTGAGATTATTCAAAGCGTTCTGACCGAGAGAAACATAAGCAGTCCTACCCATTCTGAGGATTGA
- a CDS encoding ABC transporter ATP-binding protein, with protein MFKALLEPFRHPKLNVGLGDAASFGSPRGRKPKATAKDWSATLRRIWSYLAKRKAKLVLVLVMVLLSSGLALLGPYLISRAVDHYLERDGGRTWGIFLITLAVVYLLNSLTSWLQNIWMIEIAQETVYRMRTDLFAHLHRLPIPFFNRRQQGEIMSRLTNDIENISSTLNSSAIQIFSSVLTLLGTVGVMLWLSPLLTLLTFIVVPLMILGMRWITRRTGPLFKERQRNMGELNGFIEETLSGQRIIKAFSQKERVISGFRERNARIMLSGYWAQAISGFIPKLMNGLNNLSFAIVAGVGGLLAIRGLVTVGVIIAFVEYTRQFTRPLNDLANQWNTLLSAIAGAERVFEVLDEGAEAKDEGAAVSLDHVEGTVKFSGVSFSYDGGADTLQDISFEAKPGEMIALVGPTGAGKTTLIGLLSRFYDPDKGSITLDGRELSSIRRESLRSHMAFVLQDSFLFKGTIRDNIRYGRLDASDGEVEAAAKLANAHSFIMRMKGGYERMLSVDGSGISQGQKQLLAIARAILANPSMLVLDEATSSIDTVTEIKIQEGLQALMKGRTSFVIAHRLGTIRAADRILVLQGGRLLQQGSHEELLQEGGLYSELVRGSSDSAAG; from the coding sequence ATGTTCAAAGCATTACTTGAGCCTTTTCGCCATCCGAAGCTGAATGTAGGGCTTGGAGACGCGGCAAGCTTCGGGTCGCCGCGAGGGCGCAAGCCGAAGGCTACGGCCAAGGACTGGTCCGCCACGCTCCGCAGAATCTGGAGTTATCTGGCGAAACGCAAGGCGAAGCTGGTTCTGGTGCTGGTCATGGTGCTTCTCAGCTCCGGGCTTGCACTGCTCGGACCTTATCTGATCAGCAGGGCAGTGGACCATTATCTGGAGAGGGACGGGGGCAGAACCTGGGGAATCTTCCTGATTACGCTTGCTGTTGTCTATTTGCTGAATTCGCTGACTTCCTGGCTGCAGAACATCTGGATGATTGAAATTGCCCAGGAGACGGTATACCGGATGCGTACGGACCTGTTTGCGCACCTTCACCGGCTGCCGATTCCGTTCTTCAACCGCAGGCAGCAAGGTGAAATTATGAGCCGTCTGACCAATGATATTGAGAATATCAGTTCTACGCTGAACAGCTCGGCGATCCAGATTTTCTCCAGTGTGCTGACTCTGCTGGGCACCGTGGGGGTGATGCTGTGGCTCAGCCCGCTGCTCACGCTGCTGACCTTCATTGTGGTCCCGCTGATGATCCTCGGCATGCGCTGGATTACGCGGCGGACGGGCCCGCTGTTCAAGGAGCGCCAGCGCAACATGGGGGAACTGAACGGCTTCATTGAGGAAACGTTGTCCGGCCAGCGGATCATCAAGGCTTTTTCACAGAAGGAACGGGTAATCAGCGGCTTCCGGGAGCGCAATGCGCGGATCATGCTGTCGGGCTACTGGGCCCAGGCCATCTCCGGCTTCATCCCGAAGCTGATGAACGGCCTGAACAATCTCAGCTTTGCGATAGTTGCCGGTGTCGGCGGTCTGCTGGCCATCCGGGGATTGGTCACGGTAGGTGTCATTATCGCATTCGTAGAATATACACGCCAGTTCACACGGCCGCTGAATGATCTCGCGAACCAGTGGAACACGCTGCTGTCGGCGATTGCCGGTGCGGAGCGGGTGTTCGAGGTGCTGGATGAGGGAGCAGAGGCGAAGGATGAAGGGGCTGCCGTATCGTTGGATCATGTGGAAGGCACGGTGAAGTTCTCCGGGGTGTCCTTCTCCTATGACGGCGGGGCGGACACGCTGCAGGATATCAGCTTTGAGGCTAAGCCCGGCGAGATGATCGCGCTGGTCGGGCCTACCGGGGCAGGCAAAACCACCCTGATCGGGCTGCTGTCCCGCTTCTATGACCCTGACAAAGGCAGCATTACGCTGGATGGCAGGGAGCTGTCTTCGATCCGCCGGGAAAGCCTGCGCAGCCATATGGCCTTTGTGCTGCAGGATTCGTTCCTGTTCAAGGGAACGATCCGCGACAATATCCGCTACGGCCGGCTGGATGCCAGCGACGGGGAAGTGGAGGCGGCGGCGAAGCTGGCCAACGCCCATTCTTTTATTATGCGGATGAAAGGCGGCTACGAGCGGATGCTGTCGGTTGACGGCAGCGGCATCAGCCAGGGGCAGAAGCAGCTGCTGGCCATCGCGCGGGCGATTCTCGCCAATCCGTCCATGCTGGTGCTGGATGAAGCGACCAGCAGCATCGATACCGTGACAGAGATCAAGATTCAGGAGGGGCTGCAGGCGCTGATGAAAGGCCGGACCAGCTTCGTAATCGCCCACCGGCTGGGCACCATCCGCGCGGCAGACCGCATTCTGGTGCTCCAGGGCGGACGGCTGCTGCAGCAGGGGTCACATGAAGAGCTGCTGCAGGAGGGCGGATTGTACAGTGAACTGGTGCGGGGTTCATCGGATTCAGCGGCAGGATAG
- a CDS encoding ATP-binding protein, with translation MECVIFIGIQGSGKTTFYQQSFFKTHMRINLDMLRTRHREDLFLAASLAAVQPFVVDNTNPTLEDRRRYIDLAKKHKFKVIGYYFEPDFELSLARNEKRTGKEKVPVTGIKTTMNRLQMPSYAEGFNELFVVRTEEGKFEVEMLQLL, from the coding sequence GTGGAATGTGTAATTTTTATTGGAATACAGGGCTCGGGGAAGACGACATTTTATCAGCAGAGCTTCTTTAAAACGCATATGCGCATTAACCTGGATATGCTGAGGACAAGGCATCGGGAGGATCTGTTCCTGGCGGCTTCGCTGGCAGCGGTACAGCCGTTCGTGGTGGATAATACGAATCCTACCCTGGAGGACAGGCGCAGGTATATCGATCTGGCTAAAAAACATAAATTTAAGGTCATCGGTTATTACTTCGAACCTGATTTTGAACTGTCGCTTGCCAGAAATGAGAAGAGAACCGGTAAAGAAAAGGTGCCGGTGACCGGTATTAAAACCACCATGAATAGGCTGCAGATGCCTTCCTATGCTGAGGGATTTAACGAATTGTTTGTAGTAAGAACGGAAGAAGGGAAGTTTGAGGTGGAAATGCTACAGTTGCTCTGA
- a CDS encoding thymidine kinase yields the protein MAQLFFKYGAMNSGKSIEILKVAHNYEEQGKSVLIFTPSIDNRDEVGYISSRIGLRKQAIPIDENTDIYSIVSSNLPKPHCVLIDECQFLSKDCILQLVRIVDELNIPVMAFGLKNDFQNNLFEGSKYMLIYADKIEEMKTICWFCERKATMALRVENGKPVYSGKQIQIGGNEAYYPVCRKCHKNPPL from the coding sequence GTGGCACAGTTGTTTTTCAAATACGGGGCAATGAACAGCGGCAAATCCATTGAGATACTCAAGGTTGCGCATAATTACGAGGAGCAGGGCAAGTCCGTGCTTATTTTTACTCCATCCATTGACAACCGGGACGAAGTGGGCTACATCTCCTCCCGTATCGGGCTGCGCAAGCAGGCCATCCCTATTGACGAGAATACGGATATATACAGCATTGTCAGCAGCAACCTGCCGAAGCCCCACTGTGTGCTGATTGATGAATGCCAATTCTTAAGCAAGGACTGCATCCTCCAGCTGGTGCGGATCGTCGACGAGCTGAACATTCCGGTTATGGCCTTCGGGCTCAAAAACGATTTCCAGAACAATCTGTTCGAAGGCAGCAAATATATGCTGATCTACGCAGACAAAATTGAAGAAATGAAAACGATCTGCTGGTTCTGCGAACGGAAAGCCACCATGGCGCTCCGCGTAGAGAACGGCAAGCCCGTCTACAGCGGCAAACAAATCCAGATCGGCGGCAATGAAGCCTACTACCCGGTATGCCGCAAATGCCATAAGAATCCGCCGCTCTAA
- a CDS encoding DUF2627 domain-containing protein — translation MKLLTTRFIAILILVVPGLLAMKGFLMMKDDIFNYISMHGDDTATPVFAWLHFGGGLLLFLAGMSFLGGWILTRDRKRNYVGPRFREKQKTQHPPSPDATS, via the coding sequence ATGAAACTGTTGACCACACGCTTTATTGCCATCCTGATTCTGGTTGTGCCCGGCCTCCTGGCGATGAAAGGCTTCCTGATGATGAAAGATGATATCTTCAACTATATTTCCATGCATGGAGACGATACGGCCACCCCTGTTTTTGCTTGGCTGCACTTTGGCGGAGGGCTGCTCCTGTTCCTGGCCGGTATGAGTTTTCTTGGCGGCTGGATTCTGACCCGTGACCGGAAGCGCAATTATGTGGGCCCCAGATTCAGGGAGAAGCAAAAGACGCAGCACCCCCCCTCGCCGGATGCCACCAGCTAA
- a CDS encoding thiamine pyrophosphate-dependent dehydrogenase E1 component subunit alpha: MESQGTVETINRHKPLGLSDGQVIDMYRTMQLGRKYDERSLLLQRAGKINFHVSGIGQEAAQVAAAFALDRENDYFLPYYRDYAFVLSVGMTTRELMLSVFAKAEDPNSGGRQMPGHFGSKRLRIVTGSSPVTTQVPHAVGFALAAKMQKKKFVSFVTFGEGSSNQGDFHEACNFAGVNKLPVIIFCQNNQYAISVPAHKQLGGKVSDRALGYGFPGVRVDGNDPLEVYRVVKEARERALAGEGPTLIEAMMYRLSPHSTSDNDLAYRTKEEVDANWANDGIAAFRSYLTELGLWSDEQESDLAAEYNLELKAAIEYAENAPFPKPEDTLLHVYSESDLKGGA; the protein is encoded by the coding sequence ATGGAATCGCAAGGTACTGTAGAAACCATTAACAGACACAAGCCGCTTGGACTTAGTGACGGCCAGGTCATCGATATGTACAGAACCATGCAGCTCGGGCGGAAATACGATGAGCGCAGCCTGCTGCTGCAGCGGGCCGGGAAGATCAATTTCCATGTCTCGGGCATCGGGCAGGAGGCAGCTCAGGTCGCCGCTGCATTTGCGCTTGACCGGGAGAACGATTATTTTTTGCCATACTACCGCGACTATGCGTTTGTGCTGTCCGTGGGCATGACTACGCGTGAGCTGATGCTCTCGGTATTCGCCAAGGCGGAGGACCCCAACAGCGGCGGGCGGCAGATGCCGGGCCATTTCGGCAGCAAACGCCTGCGGATTGTGACCGGGTCCAGTCCGGTGACGACACAGGTGCCGCATGCGGTGGGTTTTGCCCTGGCAGCCAAAATGCAGAAGAAGAAATTTGTTTCCTTTGTCACCTTCGGGGAAGGCTCCAGCAACCAGGGGGATTTCCATGAAGCGTGCAATTTCGCCGGTGTGAATAAGCTGCCGGTCATCATTTTTTGCCAGAACAACCAATACGCGATTTCTGTACCTGCCCACAAACAGCTTGGCGGTAAAGTCAGTGACCGTGCGTTGGGCTATGGCTTCCCGGGGGTCCGGGTGGACGGCAATGATCCGCTGGAGGTATACCGCGTGGTGAAGGAAGCGCGTGAGCGTGCGCTTGCCGGAGAAGGGCCGACCCTGATTGAAGCGATGATGTACCGCCTGTCCCCGCACTCTACGTCGGACAATGATCTGGCGTACCGGACGAAGGAAGAAGTGGATGCCAATTGGGCAAACGACGGCATTGCCGCCTTCCGCAGCTATCTGACTGAACTCGGATTGTGGAGCGATGAGCAGGAGAGCGATCTGGCTGCAGAATACAATCTGGAGCTCAAGGCTGCGATTGAATACGCTGAGAATGCGCCGTTTCCGAAACCGGAAGATACGCTGCTGCATGTGTACAGCGAATCTGACCTTAAGGGAGGAGCCTAA
- a CDS encoding LytTR family DNA-binding domain-containing protein, which produces MRVLLNDGSSRDIGEEDILYFSSYKNTIFVHTKEGEFVLPTTLSDLFAAYKCKNFERLDRSNVVSLNQVESYDSERKIVTFQEGEQFATVSEPNETRLRRYLASREDTSES; this is translated from the coding sequence ATGCGAGTCTTGCTAAACGACGGTTCCTCCCGGGATATTGGGGAAGAAGATATATTGTATTTCTCCAGTTATAAGAATACAATATTCGTCCATACCAAAGAAGGCGAGTTTGTTCTCCCTACCACGCTTTCCGATCTCTTTGCTGCTTATAAGTGCAAAAACTTCGAACGCCTGGACCGCAGCAATGTAGTCAGTCTCAACCAAGTTGAAAGTTACGATTCCGAACGTAAAATTGTTACGTTTCAGGAGGGAGAACAATTCGCTACAGTATCAGAACCTAATGAAACCAGGCTCAGAAGATATTTAGCCTCAAGGGAAGACACCTCCGAATCCTAA
- the lpdA gene encoding dihydrolipoyl dehydrogenase, which yields MTISCDVAILGGGTGGYVAAIRAAQLGKSVVVIEMDKLGGTCLHRGCIPSKSLLRSAEVYAEIQESESYGIETAGVQLVFPKVQARKEAVVEQLHQGVQFLMRKNKIQVLKGKGRIIGPSIFSPRSGAVAVELENGEMETVVSGNLIVATGSRPRVLPGLKPDGKVILSSEEALTLEELPASIIIVGGGVIGVEWASMLADFGVEVTVVEAAGQLLPLEDEEIARELLRLLKKRGVKVLTGTAVDAETCVITESEVTIEARKGEQTQSLSAEKLLVSVGRVANIENIGLENTDIHFGKGVIEVNDNMQTNEPHIYAIGDCIGGLQLAHAASHEGIRAVDHLAGETLHPYHPHLVPRCVYTRPEVASVGYTEKEARALGADVVTGKFPFSAIGKAIVYGMKDGFVKVVADRSSGDILGVQMIGPHVTDLIGEAALAQLLDATPWEIGEAVHAHPTLSEIIGEAMLAVDGRAIGF from the coding sequence ATGACGATTTCATGCGACGTAGCCATCCTTGGCGGAGGGACCGGAGGTTATGTGGCGGCGATCCGCGCTGCCCAGCTCGGAAAGTCTGTCGTGGTCATTGAAATGGACAAACTGGGCGGAACCTGTCTGCACCGCGGCTGCATTCCCAGCAAATCGCTGCTGCGCAGTGCCGAGGTATACGCTGAAATACAAGAGAGCGAGAGTTACGGCATTGAAACTGCAGGTGTACAGCTGGTGTTCCCGAAGGTGCAGGCCCGCAAGGAGGCTGTAGTCGAGCAGCTGCATCAGGGCGTGCAATTTCTGATGCGCAAGAATAAAATTCAGGTGCTGAAGGGAAAAGGACGGATTATTGGTCCTTCGATTTTCTCTCCGCGCAGCGGCGCGGTGGCTGTGGAGCTGGAGAACGGCGAGATGGAGACTGTCGTTTCCGGCAATCTCATCGTAGCAACCGGCTCGCGTCCGCGTGTGCTGCCCGGCCTCAAGCCGGATGGCAAGGTGATTCTGAGCAGCGAGGAAGCCCTGACGCTGGAAGAGCTTCCCGCTTCCATTATTATTGTCGGCGGCGGAGTCATTGGTGTGGAATGGGCCTCGATGCTGGCGGATTTCGGCGTAGAGGTCACTGTGGTAGAAGCCGCCGGCCAGCTGCTGCCGCTTGAGGATGAGGAGATTGCCCGCGAGCTGCTGCGGCTGCTGAAGAAACGCGGCGTCAAAGTCCTGACAGGGACCGCTGTTGATGCCGAAACCTGTGTGATTACGGAATCGGAAGTCACCATTGAAGCCCGCAAGGGCGAACAGACGCAGAGCCTGTCTGCCGAAAAACTGCTGGTATCCGTAGGCAGAGTAGCCAACATAGAGAACATCGGGCTGGAGAATACCGATATTCATTTTGGCAAAGGTGTTATTGAAGTCAATGACAATATGCAGACCAACGAGCCGCATATCTACGCAATTGGCGATTGCATCGGCGGGCTGCAGCTGGCCCATGCCGCAAGCCACGAAGGCATCCGGGCGGTGGACCATCTGGCAGGTGAGACGCTTCATCCGTACCACCCGCATCTGGTGCCGCGCTGTGTGTATACCCGGCCGGAGGTGGCGAGTGTGGGATACACCGAAAAAGAGGCCAGAGCGCTTGGAGCGGATGTGGTTACAGGCAAATTTCCTTTTTCAGCCATTGGCAAAGCGATTGTCTACGGGATGAAAGACGGATTCGTCAAGGTCGTTGCCGACCGCAGCAGCGGCGATATTCTCGGTGTGCAGATGATCGGCCCCCATGTTACGGATCTGATCGGGGAAGCGGCGCTGGCACAATTGCTGGATGCCACCCCTTGGGAGATCGGGGAAGCGGTTCATGCCCATCCGACGCTCTCCGAGATCATCGGCGAAGCGATGCTCGCCGTGGATGGAAGAGCAATCGGATTCTAG
- a CDS encoding DinB family protein: protein MVRHYKLVRQSTIALLESLPEEAWTRMGTASGNPISARAIACVIIGHELHHLGVLKERYLK from the coding sequence ATGGTGCGGCATTATAAGCTGGTACGCCAATCTACAATTGCGCTGCTGGAGAGTCTGCCCGAGGAGGCATGGACCCGGATGGGGACGGCCAGCGGTAATCCGATTTCTGCCAGAGCCATAGCCTGTGTAATTATTGGACATGAGCTGCATCATCTGGGTGTCCTGAAGGAGCGGTATTTGAAGTAG